In Candidatus Kryptonium sp., the following are encoded in one genomic region:
- a CDS encoding 2-oxoacid:acceptor oxidoreductase subunit alpha, with the protein MIEFLDGNEAIVKGAIDAGCKFFAGYPITPATPILLGMMEELPKVGGFAIQAEDEIASIGFCIGASMAGKKAMTATSGPGISLYSENIGLAIMGETPLVIVDVQRQGPATGSATKDGQGDIQFIRWGTSGGYPIIAISPTTVEECYTFTIYAFNLAEIFRVPVFLVSSKELSMTRQRIDWSKVEKPEVIDRKYLPEEAEEYKPYYFEKIDDIPLFHPFGGKHIVRYTTSTHDEYGNLLTSPEKIQIMMEHLDKKISEEKIKQYFPHIAKFDKQDGAETLVISYGITARSAIEAVELAREMGNKVSHLIINLLWPVPENEIKNALDGIKTIIFPEMNNGQYVLEIERIIEKSKVNIVRINQMDTTLINPRKILNEILKSNRS; encoded by the coding sequence ATGATAGAGTTCCTTGATGGAAACGAAGCAATCGTTAAAGGTGCAATTGACGCGGGATGTAAATTTTTTGCTGGTTATCCGATAACTCCTGCGACCCCAATTCTGCTTGGAATGATGGAAGAACTCCCCAAAGTTGGAGGCTTCGCAATTCAAGCCGAAGACGAAATTGCCTCAATTGGCTTTTGTATTGGTGCATCAATGGCAGGGAAAAAAGCAATGACAGCGACAAGTGGTCCAGGGATCTCGCTTTACAGTGAAAACATTGGACTTGCCATCATGGGGGAAACTCCACTTGTAATTGTTGATGTCCAACGCCAAGGTCCAGCAACTGGTTCAGCAACCAAAGATGGACAAGGAGATATTCAGTTTATAAGATGGGGTACATCGGGCGGTTATCCAATCATAGCAATTTCTCCAACAACGGTTGAAGAGTGTTACACTTTTACAATTTATGCTTTTAATCTCGCTGAAATTTTCCGTGTCCCCGTTTTCCTTGTTTCAAGCAAAGAGCTTTCAATGACAAGGCAAAGGATTGATTGGTCAAAAGTTGAAAAACCAGAAGTCATTGATAGAAAGTATTTACCTGAAGAGGCTGAAGAATATAAACCATATTATTTTGAAAAAATTGATGATATTCCTCTTTTCCATCCGTTTGGTGGGAAGCATATCGTCAGATATACTACATCAACTCACGACGAATATGGTAATCTTTTAACATCGCCAGAGAAAATTCAAATAATGATGGAACATCTTGACAAAAAAATTAGCGAAGAAAAAATTAAACAATACTTCCCTCACATCGCGAAATTTGATAAACAAGATGGCGCCGAAACACTTGTTATATCTTATGGAATAACAGCGAGAAGCGCAATTGAAGCTGTTGAACTCGCAAGAGAAATGGGAAACAAAGTTTCACATTTAATCATAAATCTTTTATGGCCAGTTCCAGAAAATGAAATTAAAAATGCACTTGACGGGATCAAGACGATAATCTTTCCTGAAATGAACAATGGGCAATATGTTCTTGAAATTGAAAGGATAATTGAAAAATCAAAAGTTAACATCGTGCGAATAAACCAAATGGATACGACACTTATAAATCCTCGCAAAATTTTGAACGAAATTTTAAAAAGCAATAGAAGTTAA
- a CDS encoding DUF3881 family protein, with amino-acid sequence MGSIFSSVGFKVETQKDLVDLVESTIGDKEFSDSFGVFQKVQLAGYTLNAGHGIVFNVNLAHMGEGWEIVDVSPCFYGDKEHSVVLKDCELYQDVEDEWKFYLYGVDEKTGTPVELYISNFVQCASYLPPMAEKYEVIPVGLAYNGEILPPRRLIQSDVLEEGSTMANFFVQTAQIQAMENIPPVVYGLLGDIIDFKKIKNEWTGEEVYWLYVDTSPFKLEVLINPSDLEGEPEVGKRLFATVWLQGQVTPK; translated from the coding sequence ATGGGTTCAATTTTTTCTTCTGTTGGCTTTAAAGTTGAAACACAAAAGGATCTTGTTGATCTCGTTGAGAGCACAATAGGAGATAAAGAGTTCAGCGATTCTTTTGGTGTCTTTCAGAAGGTTCAGCTTGCAGGTTATACCTTGAATGCAGGACATGGGATCGTTTTTAATGTAAATTTAGCCCATATGGGCGAAGGATGGGAAATTGTGGATGTATCACCATGTTTTTATGGAGATAAAGAACATTCAGTTGTTTTAAAAGATTGTGAACTTTATCAAGATGTTGAAGACGAATGGAAATTTTATCTTTATGGGGTTGATGAGAAAACGGGAACGCCAGTTGAACTTTACATTTCTAATTTTGTTCAGTGTGCTTCGTATCTTCCTCCAATGGCTGAAAAATATGAAGTTATACCAGTTGGACTTGCATATAATGGTGAAATCCTTCCGCCCAGAAGATTAATTCAAAGCGATGTTTTGGAAGAAGGTTCAACGATGGCTAACTTTTTCGTTCAAACAGCGCAAATTCAAGCAATGGAAAATATACCGCCGGTAGTCTATGGATTGCTTGGAGATATAATTGATTTTAAAAAGATAAAGAATGAATGGACTGGAGAAGAAGTTTATTGGCTTTATGTTGATACAAGTCCATTTAAACTTGAGGTTTTGATAAATCCATCGGATCTTGAAGGAGAGCCGGAGGTAGGAAAGAGATTGTTTGCGACTGTGTGGCTACAGGGTCAAGTCACCCCTAAATAG
- a CDS encoding heterodisulfide reductase-related iron-sulfur binding cluster, translated as MLFLIIFAISISVFFFNARRLYTYLKIGKPENRFDKPIERIKRVLSIAFGQKKLLREFVAGWMHFFIFWGFVILLTAITDAILEGLFNFNLSIIGRPYRYIAFLQDLMGTAVVISVLIALYRRYIQRPKRLQVEKSSQIDATIILVLIFMVMLTMFGTYATQINIGNADYYDLRFASLWFAGILDKFGYTAQEILHQIFWWLHILLVFGFLNYLPFSKHLHIITSIPNVYFSSLKPKGALNPISFENIENVEKFGVLDVEDLSWKQILDGYTCTECGRCTSACPANLTGKPLSPREIIVSVRKRTMEKAPALLNLKPQDDITSNKTLVYNYITEEELWACTTCMACVQECPVMIEHVQTIIDMRRYLVLTESKFPTELSNTFRNLENNFTPWAFSHSSRGEWANGLDIRTLAEDSNVEYLLWVGCAGSYDSRYRKVAIAVAKLLKLANISFGILGNEEKCTGDPARRAGNEYLAQMLIQENIQTFSKYNVKKIITICPHCFNTLKNEYPDFGGNYEVYHHVEFLEKLLIEGRLKLAKPIEKKITYHDSCYLGRYNDIYDAPRDILASIKGVKFEEMKRTRDKGLCCGAGGARMFMEEKIGKRINIERTEEALSLNPDIIASACPFCMTMLTDGLKAKDAADKVEVKDIAEILLEAIEA; from the coding sequence TTGCTCTTCCTTATTATCTTCGCAATTTCAATCTCCGTTTTTTTCTTCAACGCAAGAAGATTATATACATATCTAAAAATCGGGAAACCTGAAAACAGATTTGACAAACCAATTGAGAGGATAAAGAGAGTTTTATCAATAGCATTTGGTCAAAAAAAGCTCTTAAGAGAGTTCGTTGCTGGGTGGATGCACTTTTTTATTTTCTGGGGATTTGTAATACTTTTAACTGCAATAACTGACGCAATTCTTGAGGGGCTCTTCAATTTCAATCTTTCAATCATTGGAAGACCTTATCGTTATATTGCCTTTCTTCAAGATCTGATGGGGACTGCTGTTGTGATCTCGGTTCTTATCGCACTTTACAGAAGATATATTCAGAGACCAAAGCGACTTCAAGTTGAAAAATCCTCTCAAATTGATGCGACAATTATACTTGTTCTTATATTTATGGTGATGCTTACTATGTTCGGGACTTATGCCACGCAAATTAACATCGGGAATGCAGATTACTATGATCTAAGATTTGCCTCATTATGGTTCGCTGGTATCCTTGATAAATTCGGATACACAGCACAAGAAATTTTACATCAAATTTTTTGGTGGTTGCATATTTTGCTTGTATTTGGGTTCCTAAACTATCTTCCCTTCTCAAAACACTTGCATATTATAACATCAATACCAAATGTTTACTTTAGTTCCCTTAAACCCAAAGGTGCTTTAAATCCCATAAGTTTTGAGAACATTGAAAATGTTGAAAAGTTTGGCGTTCTTGATGTTGAAGATCTTTCATGGAAACAAATTCTTGATGGATATACCTGCACCGAATGTGGCAGATGTACATCTGCTTGCCCCGCTAATTTAACTGGGAAACCACTTTCACCAAGAGAAATAATTGTAAGTGTAAGAAAAAGGACAATGGAAAAAGCACCTGCTTTACTTAATTTGAAACCACAAGATGACATAACATCAAATAAAACCCTTGTATATAACTATATAACCGAAGAGGAGCTTTGGGCTTGCACAACCTGCATGGCCTGTGTTCAGGAATGTCCTGTAATGATTGAGCATGTTCAAACGATAATTGATATGCGAAGATATCTCGTTTTGACGGAATCAAAATTTCCAACCGAACTTTCAAATACATTTAGAAACCTTGAAAACAACTTCACACCCTGGGCATTTAGTCATTCATCCCGTGGTGAATGGGCAAATGGTCTTGATATAAGAACCCTTGCTGAAGACTCAAATGTGGAATATCTATTATGGGTTGGTTGTGCCGGTTCATATGACTCAAGATATAGAAAAGTTGCTATTGCCGTGGCAAAACTTTTGAAACTTGCAAATATAAGCTTTGGCATCCTTGGTAATGAAGAAAAATGCACTGGGGATCCAGCGAGAAGAGCTGGAAATGAATACCTTGCCCAGATGCTTATTCAGGAAAACATTCAAACATTTTCAAAATACAATGTTAAGAAAATCATAACAATCTGTCCACACTGCTTCAACACACTAAAAAATGAATATCCAGATTTCGGTGGGAATTACGAGGTTTACCACCATGTTGAATTCCTTGAAAAACTTTTAATTGAAGGCAGATTGAAACTTGCGAAGCCAATTGAAAAGAAAATAACTTATCACGACTCTTGTTATCTTGGCAGATATAACGACATTTATGATGCCCCGAGAGACATTCTTGCATCAATTAAAGGCGTAAAATTTGAAGAAATGAAGAGAACAAGGGATAAAGGTTTATGTTGCGGTGCAGGTGGCGCAAGGATGTTTATGGAAGAAAAGATCGGAAAGAGAATCAACATTGAAAGAACAGAAGAAGCGCTGAGCTTAAATCCAGATATTATCGCTTCCGCCTGCCCATTCTGCATGACGATGTTAACAGATGGACTCAAAGCAAAAGATGCAGCTGATAAAGTTGAAGTTAAAGATATAGCTGAAATTCTTCTTGAAGCAATTGAAGCATAA